One segment of Methylotenera versatilis 79 DNA contains the following:
- the dnaQ gene encoding DNA polymerase III subunit epsilon, with protein MRQIFLDTETTGLYPAQGHRIIEIAAIEMINRRPTHQHFHMYLNPQREIDPAAQEVHGITLEFLQDKPLFPAIAEEFLNFIRGSELIIHNAPFDVGFLNSELGHIGLQPIETFCDKITDTLRMAKDSRPGQRNNLDALCRHFGIDNARRTLHGALLDAELLAEVYMAMTRGQDSLMMDLVQTQPAMQVVTGDSKSRVLKVLQADVTELDAHQEYVNSLIKSGAKVW; from the coding sequence ATGCGCCAAATATTTTTAGATACTGAAACCACGGGTTTATATCCAGCCCAAGGTCATCGGATTATTGAAATCGCTGCGATTGAGATGATTAATCGTCGTCCCACCCATCAGCATTTTCATATGTATTTAAATCCGCAACGTGAAATCGACCCTGCTGCGCAAGAAGTGCATGGAATCACGCTTGAATTTCTTCAAGATAAACCACTTTTCCCGGCAATTGCAGAAGAATTTCTCAATTTTATTCGTGGTTCAGAATTAATTATCCATAATGCTCCATTTGATGTTGGCTTTTTAAACAGCGAGCTTGGCCATATTGGGCTACAGCCAATTGAGACCTTTTGCGATAAAATTACTGATACGTTGAGAATGGCGAAAGATTCACGTCCAGGGCAGCGCAATAACTTAGATGCTTTGTGTCGCCATTTTGGCATTGACAATGCTAGGCGTACGCTGCATGGCGCGCTGTTGGATGCTGAATTGCTAGCCGAAGTGTATATGGCCATGACGCGTGGCCAAGATAGTCTGATGATGGATTTAGTGCAGACTCAGCCAGCGATGCAAGTAGTTACTGGTGATAGTAAATCAAGAGTGCTAAAAGTGTTGCAAGCGGATGTAACTGAGTTAGATGCACATCAAGAATATGTAAATAGCCTTATTAAATCAGGCGCTAAGGTTTGGTGA
- a CDS encoding class I SAM-dependent methyltransferase, producing the protein MRLEQQNNWLSTTLGQYLLSHEQDMYDKKVGDIFGFNAVQLGLQQMDTLKNSRIPHVMHVGNSAGEVLCESDYLPFAESCIDLICLPHVLEFSENPHQTLREAERVLVPEGHLILTGFNPISAWGLKYALTQDDDYPWNGQFFTLSRIKDWLALLGLEFISGEMHCYEPPINNQKWLNRFTFMDKLGDQWWPMMGGVYFIVAKKRVVNMTLLKPNWKKNSLKSRLAVNHSQKTKPHQHQKQQKE; encoded by the coding sequence ATGCGTTTAGAACAGCAAAATAACTGGTTATCTACCACATTAGGTCAATATTTGTTGAGCCATGAGCAAGACATGTATGATAAAAAAGTGGGGGATATATTTGGATTTAATGCGGTGCAGCTTGGCTTGCAGCAAATGGATACACTCAAGAACTCACGCATTCCGCATGTGATGCATGTGGGCAATAGTGCGGGTGAGGTGTTGTGCGAAAGTGATTATCTGCCGTTTGCAGAGAGTTGTATTGATTTAATTTGCTTGCCGCATGTATTGGAGTTTAGTGAAAATCCGCATCAAACATTGCGTGAGGCAGAGCGCGTACTGGTGCCAGAGGGGCATTTGATTTTAACGGGCTTTAATCCCATTAGCGCTTGGGGTTTAAAATATGCACTCACTCAAGACGACGATTATCCGTGGAATGGACAATTTTTTACTTTATCACGTATTAAAGATTGGCTGGCCTTACTGGGCTTGGAATTTATCAGTGGTGAGATGCATTGTTATGAGCCGCCGATTAACAATCAAAAATGGCTGAATCGCTTCACATTTATGGATAAGTTGGGCGATCAATGGTGGCCAATGATGGGTGGTGTTTATTTTATTGTGGCTAAAAAACGTGTTGTTAATATGACGCTTTTAAAACCCAATTGGAAGAAAAATTCGTTAAAATCTCGGTTGGCAGTTAATCACTCGCAAAAAACTAAGCCGCACCAACACCAAAAACAGCAAAAAGAATAG
- the rnhA gene encoding ribonuclease HI translates to MNNIVEIYADGACKGNPGPGGWGAWLMYDGKEKTLSGGEKLTTNNRMELTAVIRALEALKKPCDVKVYTDSSYVQKGISEWIVGWKARNWRTADKKPVKNDDLWKVLDVLANQHKIEWIWVKGHAGNAGNERADALANEGVVAFL, encoded by the coding sequence ATGAATAATATAGTAGAGATTTACGCAGACGGCGCTTGTAAAGGAAACCCAGGTCCAGGCGGTTGGGGCGCATGGTTAATGTATGACGGCAAAGAGAAAACCTTAAGCGGCGGCGAAAAACTGACCACTAATAATCGCATGGAGTTAACGGCAGTGATACGCGCTTTAGAAGCGTTGAAAAAGCCGTGCGATGTGAAAGTTTATACCGACTCATCTTATGTGCAAAAAGGCATTAGTGAGTGGATTGTTGGCTGGAAAGCGCGTAATTGGCGCACTGCTGACAAAAAACCAGTGAAGAATGATGATTTATGGAAAGTGCTAGACGTATTGGCCAATCAACACAAAATAGAATGGATTTGGGTGAAGGGACACGCGGGTAATGCAGGAAATGAACGCGCAGACGCGCTTGCAAATGAAGGTGTTGTAGCATTTTTATAA
- the gloB gene encoding hydroxyacylglutathione hydrolase → MLHIIPIPAFTDNYIWLLHNKNHAVVIDPGDAQPVIDALKKNHLKLSAILITHHHNDHIGGVSKLLEYAHAKVYAPKYETFAFKHIALAENDLVDLPEIDLNFRVMWLPGHTLGHIAYYNDDLLFCGDTLFSAGCGRLFEGTPEQMLRSLNQLKQLNSATKVYCTHEYTAKNIAFALTLEPDNEKLIARQAIVERLRDQQLPSLPSTIELELEINPFLRCNQTTIRQNSQAKTSDELAVFTTIRALRNHY, encoded by the coding sequence ATGCTGCATATCATTCCTATTCCTGCTTTTACCGACAATTATATATGGCTTTTGCACAACAAAAACCATGCCGTAGTAATTGACCCAGGTGATGCGCAACCAGTGATCGATGCGCTTAAAAAAAATCATCTGAAACTCAGTGCCATTTTGATTACACATCATCATAACGACCATATTGGCGGTGTCAGCAAATTGCTTGAATATGCGCATGCAAAGGTTTACGCACCTAAATATGAGACTTTTGCTTTCAAGCATATTGCGCTTGCTGAAAACGATCTGGTTGATTTACCTGAAATTGATTTAAATTTTCGCGTGATGTGGTTGCCAGGCCATACACTCGGCCATATTGCTTATTACAATGATGACCTTCTGTTTTGCGGAGATACCTTATTTAGTGCAGGTTGTGGGCGGTTATTTGAAGGTACGCCAGAGCAAATGTTGCGATCACTTAACCAATTAAAACAATTAAATTCTGCAACAAAAGTCTATTGCACGCATGAATACACAGCTAAGAATATTGCCTTTGCATTAACTCTAGAACCAGATAACGAAAAATTAATTGCCAGACAGGCAATTGTCGAAAGATTACGTGACCAACAATTACCCAGTTTACCGAGTACGATTGAATTAGAGCTTGAAATCAATCCATTCTTACGTTGTAACCAAACCACAATTCGGCAAAACTCTCAAGCCAAAACGAGTGATGAATTAGCAGTTTTTACTACGATCAGAGCGTTAAGAAACCATTATTAA